From Anopheles coluzzii chromosome 3, AcolN3, whole genome shotgun sequence, the proteins below share one genomic window:
- the LOC120955504 gene encoding mitoguardin, with amino-acid sequence MSVSKYLPIHVSTSQKIIILSVSAGVALLGALAAYLGRRRTPLPQQRRIRKPGNRRTRNSVRSPNDIMSVAGSKVSARSYSPSGSVHAISDRMSLASGSLVAAGGPVAAMGTVSLLGNTTPLTPQQLGVMGMEALENVVSYWEDALTGRNDTDIIPGRAANVDQDEFCRELQNLLDAAYNLQEQGELLFLDERSVLYRDDERKAITGVEHGLTNGHRSGSDPNFDSAESFASALDQVADLREFDDTESFMDLERYPLYSSALETMDDQQIPYRTLRTDMVGCASDTEYLAKLHCIRLAFKLLFKDPKNGRWVADTGRQILTDLLCLGDKDPKDFLVAYESMLEFLQNPNNWVDIELELESRNVKAMTFYDVVLDFIILDAFRDLDAPPNSVLAVINNRFLSNGFKESALATAVWSVLKAKKRMLKFPNGFMSHFYCITEQLSPLMVWGFFGPNENLKDVCQYFKDETIGFLCDIYSFQKCRYTTVEELAEDILENMRKRVNNIGVKFNQ; translated from the exons ATGAGCGTCTCCAAGTATCTTCCCATTCATGTATCCACCTCACAGAAG ATCATTATCCTATCCGTATCGGCTGGCGTGGCTCTGCTGGGCGCTCTTGCCGCGTACCTTGGCCGGCGGAGAACGCCACTCCCGCAGCAGCGCCGGATACGCAAGCCCGGCAACAGACGGACGCGCAACAGTGTCCGCAGCCCGAACGATATCATGTCGGTGGCCGGCTCGAAAGTGTCCGCCCGCTCGTACAGTCCCAGCGGGTCCGTTCACGCCATCTCCGACCGCATGTCGCTCGCGTCCGGGTCGCTAGTGGCCGCCGGAGGTCCGGTCGCAGCGATGGGCACCGTCTCGCTGCTCGGAAACACAACGCCCCTTACCCCGCAGCAGCTCGGCGTGATGGGCATGGAGGCGCTGGAAAACGTGGTCAGCTACTGGGAGGACGCCCTGACCGGGCGCAACGATACGGACATCATCCCGGGCCGGGCCGCAAACGTCGATCAGGACGAGTTTTGTCGCGAGCTGCAGAACCTGCTGGACGCTGCCTACAACCTGCAGGAGCAGGGTGAGCTGCTCTTCCTGGACGAACGATCCGTGCTCTACCGGGACGATGAGCGGAAAGCCATTACCGGGGTGGAGCACGGCCTCACGAACGGGCACCGGTCCGGGTCGGATCCGAACTTCGATTCGGCGGAAAGCTTCGCGTCCGCCCTGGACCAGGTGGCCGATCTGCGCGAGTTCGACGACACGGAATCGTTCATGGATCTGGAACGGTATCCGCTGTACTCGAGCGCGCTCGAAACGATGGACGACCAGCAGATACCGTACCGGACGCTGCGCACCGACATGGTCGGCTGTGCGTCCGATACCGAGTACCTGGCGAAGCTGCACTGCATACGGCTGGCCTTCAAGCTGCTGTTCAAG GATCCCAAAAATGGACGCTGGGTAGCGGACACCGGCCGACAGATACTGACCGATCTGCTCTGCCTGGGCGATAAAGATCCGAAGGATTTCCTCGTCGCGTACGAATCGATGCTCGAATTTCTCCAAAACCCCAACAACTGGGTCGACATCGAGCTGGAGCTGGAGTCGCGCAACGTCAAAGCGATGACGTTCTACGACGTGGTGCTGGACTTTATCATACTGGACGCGTTCCGGGATCTCGACGCACCGCCCAACAGTGTGCTGGCCGTCATCAACAATCGCTTCCTGTCGAACGGGTTCAAGGAGTCGGCACTAGCGACCGCCGTCTGGTCGGTGCTGAAGGCGAAAAAGCGCATGCTCAAGTTCCCGAACGGCTTCATGTCGCACTTCTACTGCATCACCGAGCAGCTGTCCCCGCTGATGGTGTGGGGTTTCTTCGGGCCGAACGAAAACCTGAAGGACGTGTGCCAGTACTTCAAGGACGAGACGATCGGCTTCCTGTGCGACATCTACAGCTTCCAGAAGTGCCGGTACACCACGGTGGAGGAGCTGGCGGAGGACATACTGGAGAATATGCGCAAGCGAGTGAACAACATAGGCGTCAAGTTCAATCAGTAG